From the genome of Tripterygium wilfordii isolate XIE 37 chromosome 6, ASM1340144v1, whole genome shotgun sequence:
GGACTAGGAGAAGCATCTTGATGAAGAGAAGGGCATGTCCAGACGGAGCGAGATGGCCCAGGCGGAACGGTGTCGAAAAAAGGGTCAGAACCTTGAAGAAGCTAATACCAAATAGTAGTGATCAATCCAATGGTTTGGATGGGCTATTCAGAGAGACAGCTGATTACATATTGTCTCTCCAAATGAGAGTGAAAGTCATGCAGATTTTGGTCAAGGCATTGAGCACTACAGGTTCTGATGATCAGTGATCGACTCATGGTCATCTAGCTCTTCTCTCTTATTGTGTAAATTG
Proteins encoded in this window:
- the LOC119999392 gene encoding transcription factor UPBEAT1; translation: MGISSTNPLLVSLNLKGTSVDGNNKEITCKALEAQARRRWQVRIMTRKMRPRTRRSILMKRRACPDGARWPRRNGVEKRVRTLKKLIPNSSDQSNGLDGLFRETADYILSLQMRVKVMQILVKALSTTGSDDQ